AGACGCACAGCATTTCGCGATCCTTGTTCTCAAAGCTCACAATAGAAACTATGCTGGCACCGTCACGCTGCTTTCCAATAATCCTCAGGATACCCCTAACATCAATTTCCGTTCTTTCCAGAATGggggtgatgaggatgttcAGGCTGTATATGACGGAGTAAAACTCATACGCGAAATATATGGGAACCTCAGTTTAGTGGATAACACCGGGACCGAGGTCACTCCTGGACCAGATGTACAAACTGAGGAAGAAATCAAGGATTTTATCAGACGGGAGGCGTGGGGCCACCATGCTTGCTGTACCGCGAGAATCGGCGCCGATAATGACTCTACAGCCGTCCTGGATAGCGAGTTTAGGGTTAGAGGAACAACAGGTCTACGTGTTGTAGACGCAAGTGTCTTCCCAGAGATCCCAGGATATTTTATCGTTTCCGCGGTCTATATGATTAGTGAAAAGGCGGCCGATGTTATCATTGCGGATGCGAAGGCTTCGTCGTAATGTCTCATGAAGAGCTGCAGCGAGGAGTCAGAAGCAGCCCGAGGAGAGAACTTGGTGTGGTGAAAGTGAGCTAAATTATCTTCTAGAATAGCAATGGGTTGGACATTATCCAATGCGTGATTTGATATCATGacaagtatatatatacatacagTTAGCTAGCTAATCAATTGAATCAAATTACAAATTCTAGTATATATGCATTTCTAGGGCTGTCTATAGTTGTTGTTAATTTGGTATTTCTAAGAATTTGGTATTTCTAAGAACTTATGCTTTGAATTATTATAACCCCTTGATCTCAAACAAAAAGAATCCTCCCAAGTACGCCGACCATCTCCGTCCTACTGAAAACTCCGTATACAAATTGCATGTGGTTTCGCTGACTGCCCATCCGAAGCACTAAAAATTCTTAGCGACCGAACATTGTCGTATTTGCGAGAGAACCATTTCCAAAAAATGACCGGATATCGTCGATGAGGACATCTGGCGTTTCGATTGAAGGAAAATGCCCTCCTTTATCGTGAACTTTTCTTACTACAACATTGCCGCCTCTCTGGGCCCAATCCAGTGGCTAGAAACAATTTCGCTCAGTACCTACTTGTGGAATGAACGTTCAATGGAATTTTACTTACTGTTCTGTACCAAATGTCGGCCGGAAACTCCGAGAGAGCAACTGGTTGGTAAACATAGGGAAATGTTGTGGAATTAATAAGGAGCCCGTTTTCAAGAATATTGTCCTAGAATGAAGTTAGCAGATTATTCTAGCTCATGATGAACTCCGTGTGATACTTTGCCTTACATTGACGCTCTCCTTGTAGAACCTGAAGCCAGCATACGGTCCCTGAATCCAGTACATCAGCGACCAAGTAATAAGCTCCTTCGCACTCCACACGTAGTGCTGTACCGTCAGGAACATGAATTCGTATATATACATGGCAAAGCCAACAGGGCTATCAGTCATTGCGTGTCCAATCTGCAAAGGTTGAGTCTGCTGTTCAAAACGGTACCCGCTGCTCTTATTCTCAAAGTTCCAGAATTCGTTGATAAGGTAATTCTCGTCACTTGTGGTTTTTCCAGCATAATAACGCTCAAAGTCGGTAGAGTTAGGCTGCACGAGCCAAAAGTTGCTGAGGACTGAAAGCACTGTTTCTGGGTGAGACGAGGCCATAAATCTGTTGATAAAGCCTCCCAGGTCTCCTCCCTGAATAACGTAATGCGGATAATGAAGCTGAAGCATTAGGTTATTGAAAGCTTCACCTGCAGCACGAGGTCCGAAGAGTGGTTTCCTCGGGGCGGGTGAGAAACCAAAGCCAGGGATAGATGGAGCCACGACATGAAAGGCAGGTAGTGATTCATCGTGAGGATTTGTTAATGGTTCCAATAGGTTCGCAACTTCAAGAAAGGACCCTGGCCATCCGTGAATAAATAGTAGAGGAATGGCGTCTGAGCGGTTAGAACGATGGTGCACAAAATGCAGAGGAACCAGCTCGTCGTACTTGGAGTGCGGTCTTGCGTCAACTGTGGTGGTAAACATGTTAAATCTTGAAACGCCATGGTCAACAGACAACTTCAATAAAAATGTCATACAAGGGTGGGGTGAATGCTCACTGCGAGTTGATTTCCCTCTGAACCTCGGGCCAATCATACTCATTCACCCAATAATCCCGAACGGATGTAGCATTATGCATCGGAGGTCCATCACTCCAATCAGGCTGCTCAACGTCGATAGGAAAGCGAGTCAAATAGGCCTTCTGATGGGCTAATGCGATGATCTCCGGATTCACTGAGAGCTTAAACGGGGCTGGCTGATGTCCATATGTTGCACTCCATTCCAAAGCTATGACATTGTGGCAAGTGCCCAATAACGCAGCGGCAATTGTCGAATGATGCCTCATCTTGGATATGTTCCTCTTGGTTCTTCTGTGGCTTATTGAGCTGTTTCAAGGCGAAATATGTTGGGCAATTCCGTCTTTCTACTGCTTTCTGTTTCCTGAGCTGGCTTGccttttatataagttttaatGGCACCGGTATTTTATTGTCTTCTTATGATCTTGGACTAAATATGCTTTGATTGTGTTATTATGTGTACTATTAGCAACATTGATAGAGTCTAAAATTCTTTTCATCTGGGCTCATATTGCTTTGGTGATCTACTCTCTATGTTAGCCAAAGAGCCACTGAAGAGGACCCCTACTAGTCTATAATAAACCCTAGTCGCTATTAAAAATTTATGTCATTTTACCTTCGGTAAGAGACGGAGACGCATCGCTATTACTCATAGCACCGAAGTTTCCAAAACATGATACCATTTTCGGATGTATCCACCCACGTATTATCATATTTTAGATCCATGAAGATGAACGCCAGCGTGTTTCCAATTTCTATCAGTAATCCTTATGTAAACTGATGTGGGTTTGGATTAGAAAACACCTCGATATAAGTTTGTGAATTGATTACACGTTATTTGTCCGGACTTCATACAACAGTGCAATAGAAACGTGAAACAATAGGAGCCAAATTCACGTTCACAATAGCTTATGACCTCGTAAATCTCGGTCGAAATTCTCCACTTACTTGCTAGAATATTTCCAGTAATGATTTACAGTAATGTGAATATTATATATCCCATGATGTACGATTAACGATCACACTGCGAGGCTGAAGACGATTTACATTGACGGTCGATTCCGCCATTTGACATTTCCCAGCATATCTTTACACTCTACACATCTGCTATTTGACGTCACCTAATCACGCTTCAGTCAAGATCAAAAAGAATTCCCAAAAATGTCAGCCAGCGTGGAGGACCGATTTGCAAAGCTATCGCTCAGCAGCGATGGCAAAAGGAGTGAAGACTCAACTCGCATTATTCTGGCAACTGTTTATCCGAAGCCAGgaaagacagagagagtAAGCCAAATGTTGATTATGCTAGTTGCTGGCCAATCGCTTTGAGATGCTAACAAAATCTTAGATCATTGAGCTCTATCAACCAATTATTAAAGATGGAGCAGACAAGGAACCTGGATGCTTCCAATTCCAGCTCTTCGTTGATGTCAATCCCGAAACAGGCAATGAGGAGATTTTTACTATCGAAAAGTACGTCTTGTGTTTGGCAAAGAAACGGAGTTGGAGCGATATTGTGCTAACAAAATAACTACAGATTCAAGAACTTAGAATCGCTGAGGCTTCACCAACAAGGAGAAAGTCTAAAGGAGTTCAACAAAATTACTGCCGCGGAGGGCCTTCATGCTAAGCCAGTTTTGGTGCATGTTGTCAAGCCTGTTAGCGGATTCGCTATCTAGGAGAGGAATGGTAGGTTGCAGGAGTTCTCAACGGAAGGGCCTTTCGGGGATTCAAGAAAAAACTGTAGATAATACACAACTATTCACATACAGTCCGGACCAACACTAAGTTAGCTAACTAGCTAGTGTTCAATAAGTAGAGAATCACGTTCGGAGTAAATAGTGTGAGTTTTAGCACGCGCCTCTCGGAATGCGGTTTAATACCATAGCGGGAAATATGCTCCGTAGGAGCTCTGACCCCTCTCTacatcgtcatcagcagccaagaaTGATGTGGGGATAGTGCCACTGCAGTAGAGTCAGGTTGACTTAGAAGGCATTTTAGGCAAGAATTAAACTTGAAGCATTTCCTGGATATTGCCGAACCGTTATCAGCTGCTGTTGACTCTTTGAGCTCCACACTGCTGCATCAATGTGCGGTTTGCTAGTATATATGAGCAGGCAACACTTCTTATCAGTTTCTATTAGGATTATCAGTATCTGCAACTTCTCATCGCAATCATGTCTTCCTCTGATGAACTAACTGTGCAAGAGAGGAACAAGCAAGTAGTTGCCAGGTATTCGGAAGAGTTTTGGGGCAAATGTAATCCGGACATTGTCGATGAACTCTGTTCAGATGACTTTGTGTCCAACTACCCTATGCATGGCCGTCGCCAAGGAAAGActgaggcgaagaagatgttaCTCGAGTTCAAAGAAGTAAGTGATTCGAATGTTGTGGAAGATCCATCAAGTGTCTAATAACCTGACCCCCAATAACAAGGCTTTCCCCAATGTTACATTTCGCCCATATGGGCCAATCCCTATGATTGCTGATAGGGACTATGTTGTAACGCGTTGGATCGGTGGCGGTAGGCACACGGGCGTTGCATTTGACGACTTGCCAGCTGGTCGGCTGGCCGAACCAAATACTGG
Above is a genomic segment from Trichoderma breve strain T069 chromosome 6, whole genome shotgun sequence containing:
- a CDS encoding alpha/beta hydrolase fold domain-containing protein; amino-acid sequence: MRHHSTIAAALLGTCHNVIALEWSATYGHQPAPFKLSVNPEIIALAHQKAYLTRFPIDVEQPDWSDGPPMHNATSVRDYWVNEYDWPEVQREINSQFNMFTTTVDARPHSKYDELVPLHFVHHRSNRSDAIPLLFIHGWPGSFLEVANLLEPLTNPHDESLPAFHVVAPSIPGFGFSPAPRKPLFGPRAAGEAFNNLMLQLHYPHYVIQGGDLGGFINRFMASSHPETVLSVLSNFWLVQPNSTDFERYYAGKTTSDENYLINEFWNFENKSSGYRFEQQTQPLQIGHAMTDSPVGFAMYIYEFMFLTVQHYVWSAKELITWSLMYWIQGPYAGFRFYKESVNDNILENGLLINSTTFPYVYQPVALSEFPADIWYRTPLDWAQRGGNVVVRKVHDKGGHFPSIETPDVLIDDIRSFFGNGSLANTTMFGR
- a CDS encoding antibiotic biosynthesis monooxygenase domain-containing protein, giving the protein MSASVEDRFAKLSLSSDGKRSEDSTRIILATVYPKPGKTERIIELYQPIIKDGADKEPGCFQFQLFVDVNPETGNEEIFTIEKFKNLESLRLHQQGESLKEFNKITAAEGLHAKPVLVHVVKPVSGFAI
- a CDS encoding snoaL-like polyketide cyclase domain-containing protein, producing MSSSDELTVQERNKQVVARYSEEFWGKCNPDIVDELCSDDFVSNYPMHGRRQGKTEAKKMLLEFKEAFPNVTFRPYGPIPMIADRDYVVTRWIGGGRHTGVAFDDLPAGRLAEPNTGKVIHFSGTTIFTLKDGKITEELGEEGALTALQQLGIVDPPNPSSGVYKASAASKDASTEKSNE